A region of Necator americanus strain Aroian chromosome I, whole genome shotgun sequence DNA encodes the following proteins:
- a CDS encoding hypothetical protein (NECATOR_CHRI.G1724.T2): MVESLWFLLSINEVMLWIFAVFASTCADLWTETERISDLQQWRALCGRYTVAKAYMEDSNARITVFAPVDDVFTYNPDIRALDQKETLSHIVDTQVVEISQGKRWEKQTLIRSTINSGYIYITQFENNPGNFSYFANAGMLCNHATNQWGMISGEQYLYKICTPIGHRPYPGTALSFIRDSDQTLFVDRQYDNSELS; this comes from the exons CATTAATGAGGTGATGTTGTGGATTTTTGCCGTGTTTGCTAGTACATGCGCTGATCTCTGGACGGAAACAGAACGTATCAGTGATTTACAACAA TGGCGCGCATTATGCGGTCGATATACAGTGGCGAAAGCTTATATGGAAGATAGCAATGCACGAATAACC GTTTTCGCACCGGTGGATGATGTGTTCACGTATAATCCAGATATCCGAGCGCTAGATCAGAAGGAGACTCTCAGTCATATCG TTGACACCCAGGTGGTGGAAATCTCGCAGGGGAAACGATGGGAAAAGCAAACGTTGATTCGATCGACTATCAACAGCGGATACATCTACATTACGCAGTTCGAGAATAATCCTGGAAATTTC TCTTATTTTGCGAATGCTGGAATGCTCTGCAATCACGCCACAAACCAATGGGGAATGATATCTGGTGAGCAGTATCTGTACAAAATCTGCACACCAATCGGACATCGACCGTATCCGGGTACAGCGCTTTCTTTCATCCGAGACTCGGACCAAACGCTATTCGTAGATCGACAGTATGACAACAGTGAACTTTCGTGA
- a CDS encoding hypothetical protein (NECATOR_CHRI.G1722.T1): MIHLFLCWLLPNAALSAIGYRGTQQWSCKRYSISNRPSQDCSAQDLSALPALFADVVSLNLANNSFPIIERFPKNYSNLHTLRLDNSKIRKIAVQAFSSLSSIRVLDLSHNQLTSVTFGTGRYAITTLNLAHNSLRYLPDLSGLRSLRIVDLSYNHILAVNPAYLPPNVESLRLIGNNITHLTQWPFLRKLQELDVSFNPLECACPLWEFVGWAESLALFQEEQLPCQRPKTLRKGRAEEMICGPELIAAQRVDQTTLSVGEPHRMCCAVSSYPKPDLWWEHDGQNISWTTTQRHLPDSGQIEFCIEFASISVNDLGFYKCYANLEDLTVSKEFHLRRSREPLVLSSPPNIIFYCQFSIGLFIFAFCCATCCILRRGRPSKTGPEKDSQCRTTLMDVLPPKECSSNSTTPSYCSQEHYHVPVGCCIENYQYGQCDDDSYGPGSYPFMEERRYIQSAHCTNIDDIVQRRISQWRHRIAAMPAPLAQFDKETNIMGIVHTAV, translated from the exons ATGATTCACCTCTTTCTATGCTGGCTACTACCAAATGCTGCGCTATCAGCGATCGGTTATCGAGGCACTCAACAATGGTCCTGCAAGCGGTATTCGATATCAAATCGACCCTCGCAAGACTGTTCCGCCCAGGACCTATCAGCGCTCCCAGCACTTTTTGCTGACGTTGTTTCGTTGAATTTAGCGAATAATTCGTTTCCGATTATCGAACGGTTCCCGAAGAATTACAGTAATCTGCACACATTACGACTGGACAATTCTAAGATAAGGAAGATCGCGGTGCAG GCGTTCTCCTCCTTGTCTAGTATTCGTGTCCTCGATTTATCCCATAATCAATTGACAAGTGTCACTTTCGGAACCGGGCGTTATGCTATCACTACCCTTAATCTTGCTCATAACTCTCTcag GTACCTTCCTGATCTAAGTGGCCTTCGTTCACTGCGTATTGTCGATCTATCCTACAATCATATCCTTGCCGTAAACCCTGCCTACCTACCGCCAAACGTGGAATCATTGCGTCTTATCGGGAATAACATCACTCATCTCACCCAGTGGCCTTTCCTTAGAAAATTGCAG gAACTAGACGTCTCCTTTAATCCGCTAGAATGTGCCTGTCCATTGTGGGAGTTTGTTGGTTGGGCGGAGAGTTTGGCGCTGTTCCAGGAAGAGCAACTGCCGTGTCAACGTCCGAAAACTCTTCGTAAGGGTCGTGCAGAAGAG ATGATCTGCGGACCGGAGCTGATCGCTGCTCAACGCGTGGATCAAACCACACTCTCCGTTGGGGAACCCCATCGAATGTGCTGCGCAGTGTCCTCCTATCCTAAACCGGATCTTTGGTGGGAACATGATGGGCAGAATATTAGTTGG ACTACCACCCAACGCCATCTTCCAGATTCTGGACAAATCGAATTTTGCATAGAATTTGCATCAATTTCCGTAAATGATCTAGGATTCTACAAATGCTATGCTAATCTGGAAG ATTTAACGGTCTCCAAAGAATTTCATCTGCGACGATCTAGAGAGCCATTGGTATTAAGTTCACCGCCAAATATCATTTTCTACTGCCAATTCAGCATCGGATTGTTCATTttc GCTTTCTGTTGCGCCACCTGTTGCATCCTTCGACGAGGGCGACCAAGTAAAACAGGTCCAGAGAAGGACAGCCAGTGCCGGACAACG CTAATGGACGTTTTGCCACCTAAAGAATGCTCGTCGAACTCTACAACACCGTCATACTGTAGTCAGGAACATTATCATGTTCCTGTCGGATGCTGCATTGAAAACTATCAATATGGGCAATGCGACGATGATTCCTACGGTCCAGGCTCCTATCCATTTATGGAAGAACGGCGTTACATTCAAAGTGCACATTGCACCAACATCGACGATATCGTACAACGTCGGATCTCTCAGTGGCGCCATCGAATAGCGGCTATGCCGGCGCCACTGGCGCAATTCGACAAAGAGACCAACATTATGGGAATTGTGCACACCGCTGTATAA
- a CDS encoding hypothetical protein (NECATOR_CHRI.G1720.T1), with amino-acid sequence MSALLSQTSYPHIKTYAGLINGTATRSLYKTLVTHSCGTWWSVALPSLANEALTKAITPKRYLLFSKEDQYQSWVQLKKINEKLRFNMPRFKDSRTMVNTIRCFDSY; translated from the exons atgagtgcattgctatcacaaacgagctatccccatatcaagacctatgcgggtttgaTCAACGGGACGGCCACGAGGTCcttatataaaacccttgtgactcatagttgtggaacgtggtggtctgttgcgttaccaagtctagctaatgag gctctgacgaaggcgataacgccaaAACGTTACCTGTTGTTTAgtaaagaagatcaataccaatcctgggtacagctcaagaaaatcaacgaaaaactacgtttcaacatgccaagattcaaagacagtcgaacaatGGTCAATACAATTCGATGTTTTGATAGCTATTAG
- a CDS encoding hypothetical protein (NECATOR_CHRI.G1722.T2), translating to MILLEESEPMRYLPDLSGLRSLRIVDLSYNHILAVNPAYLPPNVESLRLIGNNITHLTQWPFLRKLQELDVSFNPLECACPLWEFVGWAESLALFQEEQLPCQRPKTLRKGRAEEMICGPELIAAQRVDQTTLSVGEPHRMCCAVSSYPKPDLWWEHDGQNISWTTTQRHLPDSGQIEFCIEFASISVNDLGFYKCYANLEDLTVSKEFHLRRSREPLVLSSPPNIIFYCQFSIGLFIFAFCCATCCILRRGRPSKTGPEKDSQCRTTLMDVLPPKECSSNSTTPSYCSQEHYHVPVGCCIENYQYGQCDDDSYGPGSYPFMEERRYIQSAHCTNIDDIVQRRISQWRHRIAAMPAPLAQFDKETNIMGIVHTAV from the exons ATGATTCTGCTAGAAGAGTCTGAGCCTATGCG GTACCTTCCTGATCTAAGTGGCCTTCGTTCACTGCGTATTGTCGATCTATCCTACAATCATATCCTTGCCGTAAACCCTGCCTACCTACCGCCAAACGTGGAATCATTGCGTCTTATCGGGAATAACATCACTCATCTCACCCAGTGGCCTTTCCTTAGAAAATTGCAG gAACTAGACGTCTCCTTTAATCCGCTAGAATGTGCCTGTCCATTGTGGGAGTTTGTTGGTTGGGCGGAGAGTTTGGCGCTGTTCCAGGAAGAGCAACTGCCGTGTCAACGTCCGAAAACTCTTCGTAAGGGTCGTGCAGAAGAG ATGATCTGCGGACCGGAGCTGATCGCTGCTCAACGCGTGGATCAAACCACACTCTCCGTTGGGGAACCCCATCGAATGTGCTGCGCAGTGTCCTCCTATCCTAAACCGGATCTTTGGTGGGAACATGATGGGCAGAATATTAGTTGG ACTACCACCCAACGCCATCTTCCAGATTCTGGACAAATCGAATTTTGCATAGAATTTGCATCAATTTCCGTAAATGATCTAGGATTCTACAAATGCTATGCTAATCTGGAAG ATTTAACGGTCTCCAAAGAATTTCATCTGCGACGATCTAGAGAGCCATTGGTATTAAGTTCACCGCCAAATATCATTTTCTACTGCCAATTCAGCATCGGATTGTTCATTttc GCTTTCTGTTGCGCCACCTGTTGCATCCTTCGACGAGGGCGACCAAGTAAAACAGGTCCAGAGAAGGACAGCCAGTGCCGGACAACG CTAATGGACGTTTTGCCACCTAAAGAATGCTCGTCGAACTCTACAACACCGTCATACTGTAGTCAGGAACATTATCATGTTCCTGTCGGATGCTGCATTGAAAACTATCAATATGGGCAATGCGACGATGATTCCTACGGTCCAGGCTCCTATCCATTTATGGAAGAACGGCGTTACATTCAAAGTGCACATTGCACCAACATCGACGATATCGTACAACGTCGGATCTCTCAGTGGCGCCATCGAATAGCGGCTATGCCGGCGCCACTGGCGCAATTCGACAAAGAGACCAACATTATGGGAATTGTGCACACCGCTGTATAA
- a CDS encoding hypothetical protein (NECATOR_CHRI.G1723.T2), whose amino-acid sequence MATAIAENAFGELRDILNRVPDIALVIYGSSAWNGFHTFFLPNDKAFAKVIDRNRIDREVLLAHVTGMNRVLFTYPWMYDFGIHYYPSIRFSSNIIEDNFKLKLSMRNITDRRTGRWDLFAVSEVYERYSQFRRGAVWAKILIPNIPVQNGVVHIVDNVLGIVSNTIDQLLMDNYRCRTLMRYINTIGQIVRNYFSATGGLVTFFAPYDEAFERIPEQIERRLLRDRVWLEQVLKLHIVPAKELTSDEITNETIVSTVDNIRQLYFVRGEWPKNNITYYVIGGGIKTAIIQDNVAATNGIVHYIERVLGVPYQSLWEILRNETRLQRSYEMLRNLQLRYALDPWQVLTPEQNFTFFVPTNEAWDMKVAPSLRARMNDGNHWLALQYVFKRHIIQGQALMYTDLRERTYVMMNDEKVVIRRRGRYFELYWPRGGRVARVIEGGEIAGINGFMHMVEDVLIYEPDLRAHGGFVEVLSWQLALVLTFMFWRPGVA is encoded by the exons ATGGCTACTGCGATCGCTGAGAATGCCTTTGG AGAACTCCGCGACATTTTGAATCGTGTGCCCGACATTGCGCTTGTGATCTACGGCAGTTCAGCATGGAATGGtttccacacttttttcttgcccAACGACAAAGCATTCGCCAAG GTTATTGATCGGAATAGAATTGATCGCGAAGTGTTGCTGGCGCATGTGACCGGAATGAATAGAGTGCTATTCACTTATCCATGGATGTACGATTTCGGGATTCACTACTATCCTTCGATAAG attttcttcaaatatcattGAAGATAACTTTAAACTGAAACTCTCTATGCGAAATATTACGGATAGGAGAACCGGGAGATGGGATC TGTTCGCTGTCTCGGAAGTCTACGAACGCTATTCGCAGTTCAGACGTGGAGCCGTGTGGGCGAAAATCCTTATCCCTAATATTCCTGTTCAAAATGGTGTTGTTCATATTGTTGATAATGTTCTCGGCATTGTCTCAAACACTATTGACCAG CTACTGATGGACAATTATCGATGCAGAACGTTGATGCGATACATTAACACTATTGGACAGATAGTTAGGAATTATTTCTCGGCAACTGGAGGATTAGTGACCTTTTTTGCTCCGTACGATGAAGCTTTCGAAAGAATTCCGGAGCAGATTGAACGTCGTTTGCTCAGAGATAGAGTTTGGTTGGAGCAG GTCTTGAAGCTGCACATCGTACCGGCAAAGGAGTTGACCTCGGACGAGATCACCAATGAAACAATCGTCTCTACCGTCGACAATATTCGGCAGCTGTATTTCGTTAGGGGAGAATGGCCAAAGAATAACATTA CCTACTACGTCATCGGAGGCGGTATCAAAACGGCAATTATCCAGGACAATGTAGCTGCCACAAATGGTATTGTTCACTACATTGAACGAGTACTCGGCGTACCGTACCAATCACTATGGGAGATTTTACGGAACGAAACGCGACTGCA GAGATCGTACGAGATGCTGAGAAATTTGCAACTACGTTACGCTCTCGATCCGTGGCAGGTTTTGACTCCAGAACagaatttcactttctttgttCCCACTAACGAGGCTTGGGACATGAAG GTTGCTCCATCGTTACGTGCACGTATGAACGACGGAAATCATTGGTTAGCGCTACAGTATGTCTTCAAACGTCATATAATTCAAGGACAG GCTCTAATGTACACGGATCTTCGTGAAAGGACCTATGTGATGATGAACGATGAAAAAGTGGTGATTCGAAGGAGAGGGAGAT ATTTCGAGTTGTACTGGCCGCGCGGCGGCCGCGTCGCACGTGTGATCGAAGGCGGCGAAATTGCCGGCATCAACGGATTCATGCATATGGTCGAGGATGTGTTGATCTACGAACCGGATCTTCGCGCCCACGGCGGCTTCGTCGAGGTGCTCAGCTGGCAGCTCGCCCTTGTGCTCACGTTCATGTTCTGGAGACCTGGCGTAGCGTAG
- a CDS encoding hypothetical protein (NECATOR_CHRI.G1724.T1), translated as MLWIFAVFASTCADLWTETERISDLQQWRALCGRYTVAKAYMEDSNARITVFAPVDDVFTYNPDIRALDQKETLSHIVDTQVVEISQGKRWEKQTLIRSTINSGYIYITQFENNPGNFSYFANAGMLCNHATNQWGMISGEQYLYKICTPIGHRPYPGTALSFIRDSDQTLFVDRQYDNSELS; from the exons ATGTTGTGGATTTTTGCCGTGTTTGCTAGTACATGCGCTGATCTCTGGACGGAAACAGAACGTATCAGTGATTTACAACAA TGGCGCGCATTATGCGGTCGATATACAGTGGCGAAAGCTTATATGGAAGATAGCAATGCACGAATAACC GTTTTCGCACCGGTGGATGATGTGTTCACGTATAATCCAGATATCCGAGCGCTAGATCAGAAGGAGACTCTCAGTCATATCG TTGACACCCAGGTGGTGGAAATCTCGCAGGGGAAACGATGGGAAAAGCAAACGTTGATTCGATCGACTATCAACAGCGGATACATCTACATTACGCAGTTCGAGAATAATCCTGGAAATTTC TCTTATTTTGCGAATGCTGGAATGCTCTGCAATCACGCCACAAACCAATGGGGAATGATATCTGGTGAGCAGTATCTGTACAAAATCTGCACACCAATCGGACATCGACCGTATCCGGGTACAGCGCTTTCTTTCATCCGAGACTCGGACCAAACGCTATTCGTAGATCGACAGTATGACAACAGTGAACTTTCGTGA
- a CDS encoding hypothetical protein (NECATOR_CHRI.G1723.T1), translating into MPLNATYRRNQLAVFRFSSNIIEDNFKLKLSMRNITDRRTGRWDLFAVSEVYERYSQFRRGAVWAKILIPNIPVQNGVVHIVDNVLGIVSNTIDQLLMDNYRCRTLMRYINTIGQIVRNYFSATGGLVTFFAPYDEAFERIPEQIERRLLRDRVWLEQVLKLHIVPAKELTSDEITNETIVSTVDNIRQLYFVRGEWPKNNITYYVIGGGIKTAIIQDNVAATNGIVHYIERVLGVPYQSLWEILRNETRLQRSYEMLRNLQLRYALDPWQVLTPEQNFTFFVPTNEAWDMKVAPSLRARMNDGNHWLALQYVFKRHIIQGQALMYTDLRERTYVMMNDEKVVIRRRGRYFELYWPRGGRVARVIEGGEIAGINGFMHMVEDVLIYEPDLRAHGGFVEVLSWQLALVLTFMFWRPGVA; encoded by the exons atgcctttaaatgcaacCTATCGACGTAACCAACTGGcagttttcagattttcttcaaatatcattGAAGATAACTTTAAACTGAAACTCTCTATGCGAAATATTACGGATAGGAGAACCGGGAGATGGGATC TGTTCGCTGTCTCGGAAGTCTACGAACGCTATTCGCAGTTCAGACGTGGAGCCGTGTGGGCGAAAATCCTTATCCCTAATATTCCTGTTCAAAATGGTGTTGTTCATATTGTTGATAATGTTCTCGGCATTGTCTCAAACACTATTGACCAG CTACTGATGGACAATTATCGATGCAGAACGTTGATGCGATACATTAACACTATTGGACAGATAGTTAGGAATTATTTCTCGGCAACTGGAGGATTAGTGACCTTTTTTGCTCCGTACGATGAAGCTTTCGAAAGAATTCCGGAGCAGATTGAACGTCGTTTGCTCAGAGATAGAGTTTGGTTGGAGCAG GTCTTGAAGCTGCACATCGTACCGGCAAAGGAGTTGACCTCGGACGAGATCACCAATGAAACAATCGTCTCTACCGTCGACAATATTCGGCAGCTGTATTTCGTTAGGGGAGAATGGCCAAAGAATAACATTA CCTACTACGTCATCGGAGGCGGTATCAAAACGGCAATTATCCAGGACAATGTAGCTGCCACAAATGGTATTGTTCACTACATTGAACGAGTACTCGGCGTACCGTACCAATCACTATGGGAGATTTTACGGAACGAAACGCGACTGCA GAGATCGTACGAGATGCTGAGAAATTTGCAACTACGTTACGCTCTCGATCCGTGGCAGGTTTTGACTCCAGAACagaatttcactttctttgttCCCACTAACGAGGCTTGGGACATGAAG GTTGCTCCATCGTTACGTGCACGTATGAACGACGGAAATCATTGGTTAGCGCTACAGTATGTCTTCAAACGTCATATAATTCAAGGACAG GCTCTAATGTACACGGATCTTCGTGAAAGGACCTATGTGATGATGAACGATGAAAAAGTGGTGATTCGAAGGAGAGGGAGAT ATTTCGAGTTGTACTGGCCGCGCGGCGGCCGCGTCGCACGTGTGATCGAAGGCGGCGAAATTGCCGGCATCAACGGATTCATGCATATGGTCGAGGATGTGTTGATCTACGAACCGGATCTTCGCGCCCACGGCGGCTTCGTCGAGGTGCTCAGCTGGCAGCTCGCCCTTGTGCTCACGTTCATGTTCTGGAGACCTGGCGTAGCGTAG
- a CDS encoding hypothetical protein (NECATOR_CHRI.G1721.T1) codes for MAEEKKTATIKIYRDNVPRITISYKNKKDLFKTFQKKLKELDLPPGEIYFADWDNERSIIKTADDLFGAVESNPNSKMYYRTFENKEPFTCLSSDEDDDEGEKELEKEDEPKPRSPSPARRRHRSRSVSYHGSRRHGPPSYDQMPWNFPPWSYMIDPRYGPMPFPPYLQPSSKSHRRRRERSHHCSCERLCRDFGNM; via the coding sequence ATGGCCGAGGAAAAGAAGACCGCCACCATCAAGATCTACCGCGACAATGTGCCCCGAATCACCATCAGCTacaagaacaagaaggatCTTTTCAAGACCTTCCAGAAGAAACTGAAAGAACTCGATCTTCCTCCCGGTGAGATCTATTTTGCCGACTGGGACAACGAGCGCTCCATAATCAAAACTGCCGATGACCTTTTTGGAGCTGTGGAAAGCAACCCTAACTCAAAAATGTACTACCGCACTTTTGAGAACAAGGAACCGTTCACCTGTCTCAGCTCCGATGAGGACGACGATGAGGGTGAGAAGGAGCTTGAGAAAGAGGATGAGCCTAAGCCCCGCTCCCCTTCTCCCGCGCGCAGACGTCACCGCTCCAGATCGGTGTCCTACCATGGATCTCGTCGCCACGGTCCACCCTCATACGACCAGATGCCGTGGAATTTCCCTCCCTGGAGCTACATGATTGACCCAAGATACGGGCCAATGCCATTTCCTCCATATCTACAACCATCTTCCAAAAGCCATCGCCGCAGACGTGAGAGGAGCCATCACTGCAGCTGTGAACGCCTCTGCAGGGACTTCGGCAATATGTGA